The genomic interval TTCGCTTTCCCTGCAGGGATTTGTAATTTAACAACTTTGATTACTTTTTTAGCCACGATGTGCACCTCCTTGATATCGTGATGTGGTCACAGGGTATGATATTTACCCTCCCACTCTTATACGTGCATTTGCACGACTATAAAATATTACCACTTAATTTTCATTTTGACAAGTGAAAATTTACATTTATTTTAAAATAAATATTATAATTTTTCAATCTGATCGAATTCTATTTCAACCGGCGTTTCACGTCCGAACATATCTACGAGTACAGTTAATTTATATTTCTCTGCATCGATTTCTTTCACTTCGCCGACCTGGTTCGTAAACGGCCCGCTAGTTACGCGTACTTGTTCACCAAGTTCAATTTCAACATCAATTGTTTTTTCATTCATACCCATTGATTTTAAGATGAAGCGTGCTTCTTCCGGTAATAATGGGTTTGGTTTAGATCCTGCACCCGCTGAACCTACAAAACCTGTTACACCCGGCGTATTACGTACGACATACCATGACTCATCCGTCATAACAAGTTCTACTAATACATATCCTGGGAATGTCTTTTTAAGGCTCGTTTTCTTTTTACCGTCTTTAATCGTTGTTTCTTCTTCTTCCGGAATTACTACACGGAAAATTTGGTCCTGCATGTTCATAGACTCAAGACGCTTTTCTAAATTATCTTTTACTTTGTTTTCATATCCTGAGTATGTATGAACTGCATACCAGTGCTTTTTACTTTCTTCAGACATCGAATGTGCCTCCTTATTTAATTAATCGAATTAATTCTGTAATCCCCATATCGATAAGGAAAAAGAAAATGATAAAGAATATTACTGTTGCTACTACAATTGATGTATCTCTAACGATTTCCTGACCCGTTGGCCAAGTCGTCTTCTTCATTTCTGAAACTACACCTTGAAAGAAGTTTTCTTTACGTTCCATATAGTCCGCCTCCATTATTTGATGATAAAAAATATACCGAACGAAAGCATTCGATATATTTGATTATATATTCACTTATGTCAATGCATCATTTCATTCTAATCCTAGTTTAATATACAAATTATCTCTTACTTTGTCAATTGTCACTGTCGTTGAGTATGTGCTTTCTTACTTTGTTTTTTATGCGCGTTATTGTGTTCTGTATCGTCTTTACTGACTCTTCTTCCAGTAGCGCCATTACCTGCACTGTCATGCCTTCTTTCGCATACTTCAGAACTTTATGCTCTAACGGGCTCAGCTGCAGATTTACCGGTGTCAGCTCCTCTATAAGCGCACGAACTTCACTCTCAACTTC from Macrococcus armenti carries:
- the nusG gene encoding transcription termination/antitermination protein NusG, translating into MSEESKKHWYAVHTYSGYENKVKDNLEKRLESMNMQDQIFRVVIPEEEETTIKDGKKKTSLKKTFPGYVLVELVMTDESWYVVRNTPGVTGFVGSAGAGSKPNPLLPEEARFILKSMGMNEKTIDVEIELGEQVRVTSGPFTNQVGEVKEIDAEKYKLTVLVDMFGRETPVEIEFDQIEKL
- the secE gene encoding preprotein translocase subunit SecE, whose amino-acid sequence is MERKENFFQGVVSEMKKTTWPTGQEIVRDTSIVVATVIFFIIFFFLIDMGITELIRLIK